Proteins found in one Pseudomonas mosselii genomic segment:
- the ftsX gene encoding permease-like cell division protein FtsX, with protein sequence MSTTRTPKVSERVAPKAADPQPAKKKRGDHDDDGPDFSTLLHAWLESHRASLADSLRRLGKQPIGSFFTCLVMAVALSMPMGLSLLLKNVEKLGGSWQRAAQISLYLKLDASSRDGEALRDEIKGMPGVAEAQYVSREQALEEFQQQSGLGEALRELPDNPLPGVVVVTPTEVDKPALEALRQRLSELPRVEAAQLDLVWVERLAAILKLGDRFVFGLAVMLISALLLVIGNTIRLHIENRRVEIEVIKLVGGTDSYVRRPFLYMGALYGLGAGVLAWGILAFGLNWLNDAVVGLSGLYGSDFALGGVPASDGLSLLIGAVLLGYIGAWIAVARHLNELAPR encoded by the coding sequence ATGAGCACCACACGTACACCAAAGGTTTCCGAGCGCGTGGCGCCGAAAGCCGCCGACCCGCAACCGGCGAAGAAGAAGCGTGGCGACCACGACGATGACGGCCCGGACTTCAGCACCCTGCTGCACGCCTGGCTGGAAAGCCACCGCGCCAGCCTGGCCGACAGCCTGCGCCGGCTGGGCAAGCAGCCGATCGGCAGTTTCTTCACCTGCCTGGTGATGGCTGTGGCGCTGAGCATGCCCATGGGCCTGTCGCTGCTGCTGAAGAACGTCGAGAAACTCGGCGGTTCCTGGCAGCGCGCGGCACAGATTTCGTTGTATCTCAAGCTTGATGCCAGCAGCCGTGATGGCGAGGCCTTGCGTGACGAGATCAAGGGCATGCCGGGCGTCGCCGAGGCCCAGTACGTCAGTCGCGAGCAGGCGCTGGAAGAGTTCCAGCAGCAGTCAGGCCTGGGCGAGGCGCTGCGCGAGTTGCCGGACAATCCACTGCCCGGCGTGGTGGTGGTGACCCCGACCGAGGTCGACAAGCCGGCCCTGGAAGCCTTGCGTCAGCGTCTGTCCGAGCTGCCGCGGGTGGAAGCGGCGCAGCTGGACCTGGTGTGGGTCGAGCGCCTGGCGGCGATTCTCAAGCTGGGAGACCGGTTCGTCTTCGGCCTGGCGGTAATGCTGATTTCCGCTCTGCTGTTAGTAATCGGTAACACAATTCGTCTACATATCGAAAACCGCCGGGTCGAGATCGAAGTGATCAAGCTCGTCGGCGGCACCGACAGCTACGTACGCCGGCCTTTCCTGTACATGGGCGCCCTGTACGGCCTGGGTGCGGGCGTGCTGGCCTGGGGCATCCTGGCGTTCGGCCTGAACTGGCTGAACGACGCGGTGGTCGGGCTGTCCGGGCTGTATGGCAGTGATTTCGCCCTGGGTGGCGTACCGGCCTCGGATGGCCTTTCACTCTTGATCGGGGCGGTGTTGTTGGGGTATATCGGTGCATGGATCGCCGTCGCTCGTCACTTGAACGAGCTGGCACCGCGATAA
- the ftsE gene encoding cell division ATP-binding protein FtsE: MIRFEQVAKRYPNGHVGLHELSFRARRGEFLFVTGHSGAGKSTLLRLLLAMERPTSGKLLLAGQDLGQISNAQIPFLRRQIGVVFQNHQLLFDRTVFNNIALPLQILGLSKAEIAKRVDSALERVSLSDKGELFPADLSTGQQQRVGIARAIVHQPALLLADEPTGNLDPRLAAEIMGVFEDINRLGTTVLIASHDLALIARMRHRMLTLQRGRLIGDGEAGQ, encoded by the coding sequence ATGATCCGATTCGAACAGGTAGCCAAGCGCTATCCCAATGGCCATGTCGGCCTGCACGAACTGAGCTTCCGGGCGCGTCGTGGCGAGTTCCTGTTCGTCACCGGCCACTCCGGCGCCGGCAAGAGCACCCTGCTGCGCCTGCTGCTGGCCATGGAGCGTCCGACCAGCGGCAAGCTGCTGCTGGCCGGGCAGGACCTGGGCCAGATCAGCAACGCGCAGATTCCGTTCCTGCGCCGGCAGATCGGCGTGGTGTTCCAGAACCACCAACTGCTGTTCGACCGTACGGTGTTCAACAACATCGCCCTGCCGCTGCAGATCCTCGGGCTGTCCAAGGCCGAGATCGCCAAGCGCGTGGATTCGGCGCTGGAGCGCGTGTCGCTGAGCGACAAAGGCGAGCTGTTCCCGGCCGACCTGTCCACCGGCCAACAGCAGCGCGTGGGCATTGCCCGCGCCATCGTCCACCAGCCGGCCCTGCTGCTGGCGGACGAACCTACCGGTAACCTCGACCCGCGCCTGGCCGCCGAGATCATGGGCGTGTTCGAGGACATCAACCGCCTGGGCACCACGGTATTGATCGCCAGTCACGACCTGGCGCTGATCGCGCGCATGCGCCACCGCATGCTGACGCTGCAACGCGGCCGCTTGATCGGCGATGGGGAGGCCGGGCAATGA
- the ftsY gene encoding signal recognition particle-docking protein FtsY, giving the protein MFGSNDDKKAPAAAGEKKGLFSWFRKKPEQPVAEQPQAPQPPVEAPVVQQPPAEQPAPLAEAPQPAPVSVPAEPEPVAPQVVQPTQVVEPAQPVPVDVPVEPALVVEAEPVVQVHAPQAPVTEGLPANAADLPTVMVEPAPPAPVSNLVLPVAEEPVALVPDLEPKAPPVIPERPAPEVVVPEPAPVVVAPVVEPEPEVPVAPAAVEPAPVAAEPAKQGFFARLKQGLSKTSASIGEGMASLFLGKKVIDDDLLDEIETRLLTADVGVEATSTIVQNLTQKVARKQLADADALYKSLQDELAALLRPVEQPLKIEAQSKPYVILVVGVNGAGKTTTIGKLAKKLQLEGKKVMLAAGDTFRAAAVEQLQVWGERNQIPVIAQHTGADSASVIFDAVQAAKARGVDVLIADTAGRLHTKDNLMEELKKVRRVIGKLDAEAPHEVLLVLDAGTGQNAISQAKYFNQSVELTGLALTKLDGTAKGGVIFALAKQFNIPIRFIGVGEGIDDLRTFEAEPFVKALFAEREPS; this is encoded by the coding sequence ATGTTTGGTTCCAACGACGACAAAAAAGCGCCGGCCGCGGCTGGCGAGAAGAAAGGCCTGTTCAGCTGGTTCCGCAAGAAGCCGGAGCAACCTGTCGCCGAACAGCCGCAAGCCCCCCAACCGCCCGTCGAGGCGCCGGTGGTACAGCAACCTCCCGCCGAGCAGCCTGCTCCGCTGGCCGAGGCCCCCCAGCCTGCGCCAGTCAGCGTGCCGGCCGAGCCTGAACCGGTTGCTCCGCAGGTGGTGCAACCCACCCAGGTGGTTGAACCCGCCCAGCCCGTGCCGGTGGACGTCCCGGTCGAGCCTGCCCTGGTGGTCGAGGCTGAGCCTGTTGTTCAGGTACACGCGCCGCAGGCTCCTGTGACTGAGGGCTTGCCCGCGAATGCGGCGGACCTGCCGACGGTCATGGTTGAGCCAGCGCCACCTGCACCCGTGAGCAACCTGGTGCTGCCGGTCGCGGAAGAGCCGGTTGCATTGGTACCGGACCTCGAACCCAAGGCGCCGCCGGTCATTCCCGAGCGCCCGGCCCCTGAGGTGGTGGTGCCCGAGCCCGCCCCGGTGGTGGTTGCCCCTGTGGTTGAGCCTGAACCCGAAGTGCCTGTCGCTCCGGCTGCCGTCGAACCTGCGCCAGTCGCCGCCGAGCCTGCCAAGCAGGGCTTTTTCGCCCGCCTCAAGCAGGGCCTGTCGAAGACCAGCGCCAGCATCGGCGAGGGCATGGCCAGCCTGTTCCTGGGCAAGAAGGTCATCGACGACGACCTGCTCGACGAGATCGAGACCCGTCTGCTGACCGCCGACGTCGGTGTCGAGGCCACCTCGACCATCGTCCAGAACCTGACGCAGAAGGTCGCCCGCAAGCAACTGGCCGACGCCGACGCCCTGTACAAGTCGCTGCAGGACGAACTGGCCGCCTTGCTGCGTCCTGTCGAGCAGCCGCTTAAGATCGAGGCGCAGAGCAAGCCCTACGTGATCCTGGTGGTCGGCGTGAACGGCGCCGGCAAGACCACCACCATCGGCAAGCTGGCCAAGAAGCTGCAGTTGGAAGGCAAGAAGGTCATGCTGGCTGCCGGCGACACCTTCCGCGCCGCGGCGGTGGAGCAGTTGCAGGTCTGGGGCGAGCGCAACCAGATCCCGGTCATCGCCCAGCACACCGGCGCCGACTCGGCCTCGGTGATCTTCGACGCGGTGCAGGCCGCCAAGGCCCGTGGCGTCGATGTGCTGATCGCCGACACCGCCGGTCGCCTGCACACCAAGGACAACCTGATGGAAGAGCTGAAGAAGGTCCGTCGGGTAATCGGCAAGCTCGACGCCGAGGCGCCCCACGAGGTGCTGCTGGTGCTCGACGCCGGTACCGGGCAGAACGCCATCAGCCAGGCCAAGTACTTCAACCAGAGCGTCGAGCTGACCGGCCTGGCTCTGACCAAGCTGGACGGCACCGCCAAGGGCGGCGTCATCTTCGCCCTGGCCAAGCAGTTCAACATCCCGATCCGCTTCATCGGTGTGGGCGAGGGTATCGATGACCTGCGCACCTTCGAGGCCGAACCCTTCGTCAAGGCGCTGTTCGCCGAGCGGGAACCTTCATGA
- a CDS encoding M16 family metallopeptidase — MNALARRAAGLLLGTLCLPLAAFAADVQPTHEFILDNGLKVVVREDHRAPVVVSQIWYKVGSSYETPGQTGLSHALEHMMFKGSAKLAPGEASRILRDLGAEENAFTSDDYTAYYQVLARDRLPVAFELEADRLASLRLPADEFSREIEVIKEERRLRTDDQPNAKAFELFRAMAYPASGYHTPTIGWMADLERMKVEELRHWYESWYAPNNATLVVVGDVKPDEVKALAQKYFGPIPKRAVPPSKLPLELAEPGLRQLTLHLRTQLPSLVYGFNVPALATAKDPRSVNALRLISALLDGGYSARMPARLERGQELVAGASSSYNAFTRGDSLFMISATPNVQKHKTLAEVEKGIWQLLDELKTTPPTAEELERVRAQVIAGLVYDRDSISSQATTIGQLETVGLSWKLIDSELDDLKRVTPEDIQAAARTYFTRERLSVAHVLPEESAHE, encoded by the coding sequence ATGAATGCTCTAGCCCGCCGCGCCGCTGGCCTGTTGCTCGGCACGCTGTGCCTGCCGCTGGCGGCCTTCGCCGCCGATGTGCAACCCACCCACGAATTCATTCTCGACAACGGCCTGAAAGTGGTCGTGCGCGAGGACCACCGTGCGCCGGTGGTGGTTTCGCAGATCTGGTACAAGGTCGGCTCCAGCTATGAGACGCCGGGTCAGACCGGCCTGTCCCATGCCCTTGAGCACATGATGTTCAAAGGCAGCGCCAAGCTCGCCCCCGGCGAAGCCTCGCGCATCCTGCGCGATCTCGGCGCCGAGGAGAACGCCTTCACCAGCGACGACTACACCGCCTACTACCAGGTGCTGGCCCGTGACCGCCTGCCGGTGGCCTTCGAGCTGGAAGCCGACCGCCTGGCCAGCCTGCGCCTGCCAGCCGACGAGTTCAGCCGCGAGATCGAGGTGATCAAGGAAGAGCGCCGCCTGCGCACCGACGACCAGCCCAACGCCAAGGCCTTCGAGCTGTTCCGCGCCATGGCGTACCCGGCCAGCGGCTACCACACCCCGACCATCGGCTGGATGGCCGACCTCGAGCGCATGAAGGTCGAGGAACTGCGCCACTGGTACGAGTCCTGGTACGCGCCGAACAACGCCACCCTGGTGGTGGTCGGCGACGTCAAGCCCGACGAGGTGAAAGCCCTCGCGCAGAAATACTTCGGCCCGATCCCCAAGCGCGCCGTGCCACCCAGCAAGCTGCCGCTGGAACTGGCCGAGCCAGGCCTGCGCCAGCTCACTCTGCACCTGCGCACGCAACTGCCCAGCCTGGTCTACGGCTTCAATGTGCCCGCCCTGGCCACGGCCAAGGACCCGCGCAGCGTCAACGCCCTGCGCCTGATCTCGGCCCTGCTCGACGGCGGCTACAGTGCCCGCATGCCGGCGCGCCTGGAGCGCGGCCAGGAACTGGTGGCCGGTGCCTCGTCCAGCTACAACGCCTTCACCCGCGGTGACAGCCTGTTCATGATCTCGGCCACGCCCAACGTGCAGAAGCACAAGACCCTGGCCGAGGTGGAAAAAGGCATCTGGCAGCTGCTCGACGAGCTCAAGACCACGCCGCCGACCGCCGAGGAACTCGAGCGCGTGCGCGCCCAGGTAATCGCCGGCCTGGTCTACGACCGCGATTCCATCAGCAGCCAGGCCACCACCATCGGCCAGCTGGAGACCGTCGGCCTCTCCTGGAAGCTGATCGACAGCGAGCTCGACGACCTCAAGCGCGTGACCCCGGAAGACATCCAGGCCGCCGCCCGCACCTATTTCACCCGCGAACGCCTGAGCGTTGCCCATGTACTGCCCGAGGAGTCCGCCCATGAGTGA
- a CDS encoding M16 family metallopeptidase, which yields MSDRSAPRYTLFGLAIIVLVVAVAALLARPAQSDSQGKADTAARPANTLQSLAELDGKAPSRRQLNIQHWSTAEGARVLFVEARELPMFDLRVTFAAGSSQDGGTPGLATLTNAMLNEGVAGKDVTAIAEGFEGLGADFGNGSYRDMAVASLRSLSASDKREPALKLFTEVVGQPTFPEDALKRIKNQLLAGFEYEKQNPGKIAGKTLFANLYGKHPYASPSDGTAETIPGITLEQLRGFHAKAYAAGNAVIALVGDLSRGEAEAIAAQVSAGLPKGPALAKPEQPVEPTPGTTHIDFPSKQTHLMLAELGIDRNDPDWPALSLGNQILGGGAFGTRLMSEVREKRGLTYGVYSVFSPMQVRGPFMINLQTRAELSEGTLKLVRDILADYLKSGPTQQELDDAKRELAGSFPLSNASNASIVGQLGAIGFYNLPLSWLEDFMQQSQALTVEQVKAAMNKHLAADKLVIVTVGPKVAQQPLPAPTDKPAEQPLGVPEH from the coding sequence ATGAGTGATCGCAGCGCACCGCGCTACACCCTGTTCGGCTTGGCGATCATCGTGCTGGTGGTGGCTGTCGCCGCGCTGCTGGCGCGCCCGGCCCAGTCCGACAGCCAAGGCAAGGCAGACACCGCGGCCCGCCCGGCCAACACCCTGCAATCGCTGGCCGAACTGGACGGCAAGGCCCCCAGCCGGCGCCAGCTGAACATCCAGCACTGGTCCACTGCCGAAGGCGCCCGCGTGCTGTTCGTCGAGGCCCGCGAGCTGCCGATGTTCGACCTGCGCGTGACCTTCGCCGCCGGCAGCAGTCAGGACGGCGGCACCCCGGGCTTGGCCACCCTGACCAACGCCATGCTCAACGAGGGCGTGGCCGGCAAGGACGTCACCGCCATCGCCGAAGGCTTCGAAGGACTGGGCGCCGACTTCGGCAACGGTTCGTACCGCGACATGGCCGTGGCGTCGCTGCGCAGTCTCAGCGCCAGCGACAAGCGCGAGCCGGCGCTGAAGCTGTTCACCGAGGTGGTGGGCCAGCCGACCTTCCCCGAGGACGCCCTCAAGCGCATCAAGAACCAGCTGCTGGCCGGTTTCGAATACGAAAAGCAGAACCCGGGCAAGATCGCCGGCAAGACCCTGTTCGCCAACCTCTACGGTAAACACCCCTACGCCAGCCCCAGCGACGGCACCGCCGAAACCATCCCCGGCATTACCCTGGAACAGCTGCGCGGCTTCCACGCCAAGGCCTACGCGGCCGGCAACGCGGTGATCGCCCTGGTCGGCGATCTCAGCCGCGGCGAAGCCGAAGCCATTGCCGCCCAGGTCTCCGCCGGCCTGCCCAAGGGCCCGGCCCTGGCCAAGCCCGAGCAACCGGTCGAGCCCACGCCGGGCACGACCCATATCGATTTCCCGTCCAAGCAGACCCACCTGATGCTGGCCGAGCTGGGCATCGACCGTAACGATCCGGACTGGCCGGCCCTGTCACTGGGCAACCAGATCCTCGGTGGCGGCGCCTTCGGTACCCGCCTGATGAGCGAAGTGCGCGAAAAACGCGGCCTGACCTACGGCGTGTACTCGGTGTTCAGCCCGATGCAGGTGCGCGGCCCGTTCATGATCAACCTGCAGACCCGTGCCGAGCTCAGCGAGGGCACGCTCAAGCTGGTCCGGGATATCCTTGCCGACTACCTCAAGAGCGGCCCGACCCAGCAGGAGCTGGACGACGCCAAGCGCGAACTGGCCGGCAGCTTCCCGCTGTCCAACGCCAGCAATGCCAGCATCGTCGGCCAACTGGGCGCGATCGGCTTCTACAACTTGCCGCTGAGCTGGCTGGAAGATTTCATGCAGCAATCCCAGGCGCTGACCGTCGAACAGGTCAAGGCCGCCATGAACAAGCATCTGGCGGCGGACAAGCTGGTGATCGTCACCGTCGGCCCGAAGGTGGCCCAGCAGCCCCTGCCGGCCCCCACTGACAAACCCGCCGAGCAGCCGCTCGGCGTACCGGAGCACTAA
- the rsmD gene encoding 16S rRNA (guanine(966)-N(2))-methyltransferase RsmD, with amino-acid sequence MARPNTPARPAPGASKGPGQLRIIAGEWRSRRLAVPEGEGLRPTPDRVRETLFNWLAPHIEGALVLDAFTGSGALVLEALSRGAENAVALDSNPAAIVNLKNNLELLRCPRGQILQTDALRYLQGPAKQQFDVVFLDPPFHQDLLANTCNLLEQGQWLREQAWIYTESEAMPSSLPMPGNWRLHREKKTGQVHYALWQRAGTDQ; translated from the coding sequence ATGGCAAGACCCAACACCCCAGCGCGCCCGGCACCGGGCGCCAGCAAGGGCCCCGGCCAGCTGCGCATCATCGCCGGCGAGTGGCGCAGCCGCCGTCTGGCCGTGCCGGAAGGCGAAGGCCTGCGGCCGACGCCTGACCGCGTGCGCGAGACCCTGTTCAACTGGCTGGCGCCGCATATCGAAGGCGCCCTGGTGCTCGACGCCTTCACCGGCAGCGGCGCGCTGGTGCTGGAGGCCTTGTCTCGCGGCGCCGAAAACGCCGTGGCGCTGGACAGCAACCCGGCGGCCATCGTCAATCTCAAGAACAACCTCGAGCTGCTGCGCTGCCCGCGCGGGCAGATCCTGCAGACCGACGCCCTGCGCTACCTGCAAGGCCCGGCCAAACAGCAGTTCGATGTGGTGTTCCTCGACCCGCCGTTCCACCAGGACCTGCTGGCCAACACCTGCAACCTGCTGGAGCAGGGCCAGTGGCTGCGCGAGCAGGCGTGGATCTACACCGAAAGCGAAGCCATGCCCTCCTCGCTGCCGATGCCGGGCAACTGGCGCCTGCACCGCGAGAAGAAGACCGGCCAGGTGCACTACGCGTTGTGGCAACGAGCGGGCACCGACCAATAG
- a CDS encoding hydrolase, producing MPSLTATFRPATGLSNPHLQTLWGPLWRKLPDLPRNRERLWLADGDFLDLDWHGPHQPDAPLVLVLHGLTGSSNSPYVKGLQLALQGRGWASVAVNWRGCSGEPNLLARSYHSGASEDLAETIRHLRAQRPLAPLYAVGYSLGGNVLLKYLGESGSSSQLEAAVAVSVPFRLDQCADRIGLGFSKIYQAHFMRAMMAYVKDKQRHFRNQGHHEGLATLERLGPLRNLRTFWDFDGKVTAPLNGFSDAHDYYRRASSRYYLGENRTPTLIIHASDDPFVFGHSLPTADELAPLTQFELHNRGGHVGFVEGSLRNPGYYLERRIPQWLMEER from the coding sequence ATGCCCAGCCTCACCGCCACCTTCCGTCCGGCCACCGGCCTGTCCAACCCTCACCTGCAGACACTGTGGGGGCCTCTCTGGCGCAAGCTCCCGGACCTGCCGCGCAACCGCGAGCGCCTGTGGCTGGCCGACGGCGACTTCCTCGACCTCGACTGGCACGGACCGCACCAACCCGACGCGCCGTTGGTGCTGGTGCTCCATGGCCTCACCGGCTCGTCCAATTCGCCCTACGTCAAAGGCCTGCAACTGGCCTTGCAGGGGCGTGGCTGGGCCAGCGTCGCGGTGAACTGGCGCGGCTGCTCGGGCGAGCCCAACCTGCTGGCGCGCAGCTACCACTCCGGGGCCAGCGAAGACCTGGCCGAGACCATCCGCCACCTGCGGGCGCAGCGGCCGCTGGCACCGCTGTATGCCGTGGGCTATTCGCTGGGCGGCAATGTGCTGCTCAAGTACCTGGGAGAAAGTGGCTCGTCCAGCCAACTGGAAGCGGCGGTGGCGGTGTCGGTACCGTTTCGCCTGGACCAGTGCGCCGACCGCATCGGCCTGGGATTTTCGAAGATCTACCAGGCGCATTTCATGCGCGCGATGATGGCGTACGTGAAGGACAAGCAGCGGCACTTTCGCAATCAAGGTCACCATGAAGGGTTGGCAACCCTCGAGCGCCTTGGCCCATTGCGCAACCTGCGCACCTTCTGGGACTTCGACGGCAAGGTGACCGCGCCACTCAATGGCTTCAGCGATGCCCATGACTACTACCGCCGGGCGTCCAGCCGCTATTACCTGGGAGAAAACCGCACGCCGACGCTGATCATCCATGCCAGCGATGATCCGTTCGTGTTCGGTCACAGCCTGCCGACTGCCGACGAACTGGCGCCACTGACGCAGTTCGAACTGCACAATCGCGGTGGCCATGTCGGGTTCGTCGAGGGCAGCCTGCGCAATCCGGGGTATTACCTGGAACGGCGGATTCCGCAGTGGCTGATGGAAGAGCGATAG
- a CDS encoding sulfurtransferase has translation MPLAQLITPQQLAERLEAPGLVILDCRFALEDVDYGQRSYAEGHIAGAHFADLERDLSGPVVKGRTGRHPLPDPQRLVERLREWGVDNDSQVVLYDDGPGAFAARAWWLLAWLGKRDAVFILDGGLKAWHAAHLPLSLDPPARREGTFSGEPDMKLLIDATHLGKRLNDPTLTLIDARGLPRFRGEVEPIDPVAGHIPGAQCAAFTDNLGADGRFLPADTLKQRFAEKLAGRSPQDLVAYCGSGVTACHNLFALALAGYPLGRLYAGSWSEWINDPQRGVATGE, from the coding sequence ATGCCCCTTGCGCAACTGATCACCCCGCAACAGCTGGCCGAACGCCTGGAAGCGCCCGGCCTGGTGATCCTCGATTGCCGCTTTGCCCTGGAAGATGTCGACTACGGCCAACGTAGTTATGCCGAGGGGCATATCGCCGGGGCGCATTTCGCCGACCTCGAGCGTGATCTGAGCGGGCCGGTGGTCAAGGGTCGCACCGGTCGTCACCCGCTGCCCGATCCGCAGCGGCTGGTGGAGCGCCTGCGCGAGTGGGGCGTGGACAACGATAGCCAGGTGGTGCTCTACGACGATGGCCCCGGCGCCTTCGCTGCCCGTGCGTGGTGGCTGCTGGCCTGGCTGGGCAAGCGCGATGCGGTGTTCATTCTCGACGGCGGCCTCAAGGCCTGGCACGCCGCCCACCTGCCGTTGAGCCTCGACCCGCCCGCGCGTCGCGAGGGGACGTTCAGTGGCGAGCCGGACATGAAGCTGCTGATCGACGCCACACACCTGGGCAAGCGCCTGAACGATCCGACGCTGACCCTGATCGATGCCCGCGGGTTGCCGCGTTTTCGTGGCGAGGTGGAGCCGATCGACCCGGTGGCCGGGCACATTCCGGGCGCCCAGTGCGCGGCGTTCACCGACAACCTTGGCGCCGACGGGCGTTTCCTGCCGGCCGACACGCTGAAGCAGCGTTTTGCCGAAAAGCTGGCCGGCCGTTCGCCGCAGGACCTGGTGGCCTATTGCGGCTCTGGCGTGACCGCCTGCCACAACCTGTTTGCCCTGGCGCTCGCGGGATATCCGCTGGGGCGGCTGTATGCCGGGTCGTGGAGTGAGTGGATCAACGATCCGCAGCGCGGCGTGGCCACTGGTGAGTAA
- a CDS encoding TetR/AcrR family transcriptional regulator: MAPRMKTRERIVQSSLELFNQQGERCVSTNHIAAHMEISPGNLYYHFPNKQAIIAVLFNQYEELVDSFLRPPQGRIATVEDKRFYLKALLAAMWNYRFLHRDLEHLLDSDPELAARYRRFSRRCLLQGQAIYRGFVEAGILSMDGPQIESLTINAWIVLTSWVRFLSTTREHCAHLGEEAFMRGVYQVVVLELGYVTPDSRAAVQALCDEFHVPFNQALEQ; this comes from the coding sequence ATGGCCCCGCGCATGAAGACCCGAGAGCGCATCGTGCAGAGCAGCCTGGAGCTGTTCAACCAGCAGGGCGAGCGTTGCGTCAGCACCAACCACATTGCCGCGCACATGGAGATCTCGCCCGGCAACCTGTACTACCACTTCCCCAACAAGCAGGCGATCATCGCCGTGCTGTTCAACCAGTACGAAGAGCTGGTCGACAGTTTCCTGCGCCCGCCCCAGGGCCGCATTGCCACCGTCGAGGACAAGCGCTTCTACCTCAAGGCGTTGCTGGCGGCGATGTGGAACTACCGTTTCCTGCACCGCGACCTGGAGCACCTGCTCGACAGCGACCCGGAGCTGGCGGCCCGTTATCGGCGCTTTTCGCGGCGCTGCCTGCTGCAGGGGCAGGCGATCTACCGGGGCTTCGTCGAGGCCGGCATCCTGAGCATGGACGGCCCGCAGATCGAGTCGCTGACTATCAACGCATGGATCGTGCTGACCTCCTGGGTGCGTTTTCTCAGCACCACCCGCGAGCATTGCGCGCACCTGGGTGAAGAAGCGTTCATGCGCGGCGTCTATCAGGTGGTGGTGCTGGAACTGGGGTATGTCACTCCAGACTCGCGTGCCGCGGTGCAGGCGTTGTGCGATGAGTTCCACGTTCCGTTCAACCAGGCCCTGGAGCAGTGA
- a CDS encoding coniferyl aldehyde dehydrogenase yields MTSPAVLPPVQSDLDLQATFDVLRRAFAANPMPAAAQRRQWLKSLREALLAEQETLIATIDADFSGRSRDETLIAELMPSVLGLRDAEKQLGRWMRASRRKVGLAFQPASARVEYQPLGVVGIIVPWNYPLFLAIGPLTGALAAGNRVMLKLSESTPASGQAIKDLLGRVFPNDLVSVVLGEVEVGQAFARLPFDHLLFTGATSVGRHVMLAAAQNLTPVTLELGGKSPAIVSTDVSLDTAAERIAFGKTLNAGQTCVAPDYVLVPRERLDAFAEAYRRAVHRFYPRLTDNPDYSAIINERQLARLNRLLDDAREQGAQVIDLYPDEPRQGRHLPPHLLLQVNDGMQVMQDEIFGPLLPLVPYDRLDDALAYINQRPRPLALYYFGYDKGEQARVLRDTHSGGVCLNDTLLHVAQDDLPFGGVGPSGMGHYHGHDGFLTFSKAKAVLAKQRINAAKTIYPPYGKALQRLVYKLFIR; encoded by the coding sequence ATGACCTCGCCTGCCGTTCTCCCTCCTGTGCAATCCGACCTCGACCTGCAAGCGACGTTCGACGTCCTGCGTCGGGCCTTCGCCGCTAACCCGATGCCCGCCGCCGCGCAGCGTCGGCAGTGGCTGAAAAGCCTGCGCGAGGCGCTGCTGGCCGAGCAGGAGACGCTGATTGCGACCATCGACGCCGACTTCAGCGGCCGCAGCCGCGACGAGACCCTGATCGCCGAGCTGATGCCGTCGGTGCTCGGCCTGCGCGATGCGGAAAAACAGCTGGGGCGCTGGATGCGCGCCTCGCGGCGCAAGGTCGGCCTGGCCTTCCAGCCCGCCAGCGCGCGGGTGGAGTACCAGCCACTGGGAGTGGTGGGGATCATCGTGCCGTGGAACTACCCGCTGTTCCTCGCCATCGGCCCGTTGACCGGCGCCCTGGCCGCCGGCAACCGGGTGATGCTCAAACTCAGCGAATCCACGCCCGCCAGCGGACAGGCCATCAAGGACCTGCTCGGACGGGTGTTCCCCAATGACCTGGTCAGTGTAGTACTGGGCGAGGTGGAAGTCGGCCAGGCCTTTGCCCGCCTGCCGTTCGACCACCTGCTGTTCACCGGGGCCACCAGCGTCGGCCGTCATGTGATGCTGGCCGCCGCGCAGAACCTCACCCCAGTGACCCTTGAGCTGGGCGGCAAGTCACCGGCCATCGTCTCAACCGATGTGTCGTTGGACACCGCCGCCGAACGCATCGCCTTCGGCAAGACCCTCAATGCCGGCCAGACCTGCGTCGCCCCCGACTACGTGCTGGTGCCCCGCGAGCGCCTGGACGCCTTCGCCGAGGCTTACCGGCGCGCCGTGCACCGCTTCTATCCGCGCCTGACTGATAACCCCGACTACAGTGCGATCATCAACGAGCGCCAGCTCGCTCGCCTCAACCGCCTGCTCGACGATGCCCGCGAGCAAGGCGCCCAAGTGATCGATCTCTACCCCGACGAGCCCCGCCAAGGCCGCCATCTGCCGCCACACCTGTTGTTGCAGGTGAACGACGGCATGCAGGTAATGCAGGACGAGATCTTCGGCCCGTTGCTGCCCCTGGTGCCCTACGACCGTCTGGATGACGCCCTGGCCTACATCAACCAGCGTCCCCGACCCCTGGCGCTCTACTATTTCGGCTACGACAAGGGCGAACAGGCACGGGTTCTGCGCGACACCCACTCCGGTGGCGTCTGCCTCAACGACACCCTGCTGCACGTGGCCCAGGACGACCTGCCGTTCGGCGGCGTCGGCCCGTCCGGCATGGGACACTACCATGGCCACGACGGTTTCCTGACCTTCAGCAAGGCCAAGGCCGTGCTGGCCAAGCAGCGCATCAATGCTGCCAAGACGATCTACCCGCCCTATGGCAAGGCCTTGCAGCGCCTGGTCTACAAGCTGTTCATCCGCTGA